One window of Cataglyphis hispanica isolate Lineage 1 chromosome 12, ULB_Chis1_1.0, whole genome shotgun sequence genomic DNA carries:
- the LOC126853437 gene encoding sodium/potassium-transporting ATPase subunit alpha isoform X1, with the protein MASKGKLGTEHGRTDSYRVATLPNIRDDNKTADGMYKSRRKNPKRRGDNLDDLKQELDIDFHKISPEELYQRFQTHPENGLSHAKAKENLERDGPNALTPPKQTPEWVKFCKNLFGGFALLLWIGAILCFIAYSIQASTSEDPNDDNLYLGIVLAAVVIVTGIFSYYQESKSSKIMESFKNMVPQFATVIREGEKLTLRAEDLVLGDVVDVKFGDRIPADIRIIESRGFKVDNSSLTGESEPQSRSPEFTHENPLETKNLAFFSTNAVEGTAKGVVICCGDQTVMGRIAGLASGLDTGETPIAKEIHHFIHLITGVAVFLGVTFFIIAFILGYHWLDAVIFLIGIIVANVPEGLLATVTVCLTLTAKRMASKNCLVKNLEAVETLGSTSTICSDKTGTLTQNRMTVAHMWFDNQIIDADTTEDQSGLQYDRTSPGFKALAKIATLCNRAEFKPGQEGEPILKREVNGDASEAALLKCMELALGDVMGIRKRNKKVCEIPFNSTNKYQVSIHESDDPNDTRYLLVMKGAPERILDRCSTIFIGGKEKVLDEEMKEAFNNAYLELGGLGERVLGFCDYILPSDKFPPGFKFNADDPNFPVEGLRFVGLMSMIDPPRAAVPDAVAKCRSAGIKVIMVTGDHPITAKAIAKSVGIISEGNETVEDIAQRLNIPVSEVNPREAKAAVIHGTELRELNSDQLDEILRYHTEIVFARTSPQQKLIIVEGCQRMGAIVAVTGDGVNDSPALKKADIGVAMGIAGSDVSKQAADMILLDDNFASIVTGVEEGRLIFDNLKKSIAYTLTSNIPEISPFLAFILCDIPLPLGTVTILCIDLGTDMVPAISLAYEEAESDIMKRQPRNPFTDKLVNERLISMAYGQIGMIQAAAGFFVYFVIMAENGFLPLYLFGIRKQWDSKAINDLTDSYGQEWTYRDRKTLEFTCHTAFFVSIVIVQWADLIVCKTRRNSIIHQGMRNWALNFGLVFETALAAFLSYTPGMDKGLRMFPLKFVWWLPALPFMFAIFIYDETRRFYLRRNPGGWLEQETYY; encoded by the exons CATGGCCGCACAGACTCATACAGGGTCGCCACGTTACCCAACATTCGCGACGACAACAAAACCGCAGATGGGATGTATAAG TCGCGGCGGAAGAACCCAAAGCGGAGGGGGGACAATCTAGATGACTTGAAGCAGGAGTTGGATATTGACTTCCACAAAATCTCACCCGAGGAACTGTATCAAAGATTTCAGACGCACCCCGAAAAC ggCCTCAGCCACGCGAAAGCAAAGGAGAACTTGGAGAGGGATGGACCGAACGCCTTGACGCCGCCGAAGCAGACTCCGGAATGGGTCAAGTTCTGCAAAAATCTGTTCGGCGGTTTCGCCCTTCTATTGTGGATCGGCGCGATTCTGTGTTTCATCGCGTACTCAATTCAGGCCTCGACCAGCGAGGACCCGAACGACGACAATCTCTACCTGGGCATCGTCCTCGCGGCGGTCGTCATAGTCACGGGTATATTCTCGTACTATCAGGAGAGCAAGTCGAGCAAGATTATGGAGTCGTTCAAGAACATGGTGCCGCAATTCGCCACCGTGATCCGGGAGGGTGAAAAGCTCACCTTGCGGGCAGAAGATCTCGTGCTCGGTGACGTCGTCGATGTCAAGTTCGGCGATCGGATACCGGCCGACATCAGGATTATCGAGTCTCGAGGATTTAAGGTAGACAACAGTTCGCTGACGGGCGAGTCCGAACCGCAATCGAGGTCGCCCGAATTTACACATGAAAATCCGCTTGAAACGAAGAACCTCGCGTTCTTCTCGACAAACGCGGTGGAAGGCACGGCCAAGGGAGTGGTGATCTGCTGTGGCGATCAGACGGTAATGGGAAGGATTGCTGGTTTAGCATCCGGCCTTGATACCGGTGAAACGCCGATTGCCAAGGAGATACATCATTTTATACATCTTATTACCGGTGTCGCTGTCTTCCTCGGCGTCACATTCTTTATCATAGCTTTTATTCTGGGTTATCATTGGCTTGACGCCGTCATCTTCCTAATTGGTATTATTGTCGCGAATGTACCGGAGGGCCTCCTCGCTACCGTGACCGTGTGCCTCACTCTGACCGCCAAACGAATGGCTTCGAAGAACTGCCTGGTGAAGAATCTCGAGGCCGTGGAGACCCTGGGCTCAACCTCGACTATCTGCTCAGATAAGACAGGTACTCTTACGCAGAATCGTATGACAGTGGCGCACATGTGGTTCGACAATCAGATCATTGATGCTGATACCACGGAAGATCAATCCGGTTTGCAATACGACCGTACTAGTCCAGGATTCAAGGCATTAGCCAAAATAGCAACTTTGTGTAATCGCGCCGAGTTTAAGCCAGGTCAGGAGGGTGAACCGATTTTGAAGCGAGAAGTAAACGGTGACGCCTCTGAGGCCGCGCTGCTTAAGTGCATGGAACTTGCGTTGGGTGATGTCATGGGCATTAGGAAACGTAACAAGAAAGTCTGCGAGATTCCCTTCAATTCCACTAACAAATATCAGGTGTCCATACACGAATCGGACGATCCTAACGATACCAGATATCTCTTGGTAATGAAGGGTGCTCCCGAAAGAATTCTGGATAGGTGCTCGACCATATTTATCGGTGGCAAAGAGAAG GTTCTTGACGAGGAGATGAAAGAGGCATTCAATAACGCGTATTTGGAATTGGGCGGACTCGGCGAACGAGTACTCGGCTTTTGTGACTACATACTGCCGTCCGACAAGTTCCCGCCTGGCTTCAAGTTCAACGCCGACGATCCCAACTTCCCGGTCGAAGGGCTCCGCTTCGTGGGCCTGATGTCTATGATCGATCCGCCGCGGGCAGCAGTGCCCGATGCGGTCGCCAAGTGCCGTTCCGCCGGCATTAAGGTCATCATGGTTACCGGTGACCATCCGATCACTGCCAAAGCCATTGCCAAATCTGTCGGCATCATCTCTGAAG GTAATGAAACCGTTGAGGATATTGCGCAACGGTTAAATATCCCTGTATCCGAAGTAAATCCTCGCGAGGCTAAAGCCGCAGTCATCCACGGAACCGAACTCAGGGAACTCAACTCCGACCAATTGGACGAGATTCTCAGGTATCACACCGAAATTGTGTTCGCCCGTACCTCGCCTCAGCAAAAGCTCATCATTGTCGAAGGCTGCCAGCGGATGGGCGCGATTGTTGCTGTAACTG GCGACGGTGTGAATGATTCGCCCGCTCTGAAGAAAGCCGACATTGGTGTCGCTATGGGCATCGCCGGTTCGGACGTCTCCAAACAAGCGGCCGACATGATCCTTCTCGATGACAACTTTGCCTCGATTGTGACAGGTGTGGAAGAGGGTCGCTTGATCTTCGACAACCTAAAAAAATCTATCGCCTACACTCTGACTTCGAACATACCCGAAATCTCGCCTTTCTTGGCGTTTATCCTCTGCGATATCCCTCTGCCACTGGGTACCGTCACCATTCTCTGCATCGATCTGGGCACTGACATG GTACCCGCCATTTCGCTAGCCTACGAGGAGGCAGAGAGCGATATTATGAAGCGACAACCACGAAACCCCTTCACTGACAAGCTAGTTAACGAAAG GCTTATTTCGATGGCATATGGTCAAATCGGTATGATCCAAGCCGCGGCCGGTTTCTTCGTCTACTTTGTCATTATGGCTGAAAACGGATTTCTACCCCTATATCTGTTTGGTATCCGAAAGCAGTGGGATTCTAAGGCTATCAACGATTTAACCGACAGCTACGGTCAGGAATGG acCTACAGGGATCGCAAAACGCTGGAGTTCACCTGCCATACAGCTTTCTTCGTATCGATTGTAATTGTGCAATGGGCTGATCTGATTGTCTGCAAAACGCGCCGCAATTCAATTATTCACCAGGGAATGAGAAATTGGGCTTTGAACTTTGGTCTCGTGTTTGAGACTGCCCTCGCTGCGTTCCTAAGTTATACGCCCGGAATGGACAAGGGTCTTCGTATGTTCCCACTCAA ATTCGTATGGTGGTTGCCAGCTCTGCCGTTCATGTTCGCCATCTTCATTTatgacgagacgagacgattCTATCTCCGCCGGAATCCAGGCGGCTGGCTCGAGCAAGAAACTTACTATTAG
- the LOC126853437 gene encoding sodium/potassium-transporting ATPase subunit alpha isoform X3, with amino-acid sequence MGDKHGRTDSYRVATLPNIRDDNKTADGMYKSRRKNPKRRGDNLDDLKQELDIDFHKISPEELYQRFQTHPENGLSHAKAKENLERDGPNALTPPKQTPEWVKFCKNLFGGFALLLWIGAILCFIAYSIQASTSEDPNDDNLYLGIVLAAVVIVTGIFSYYQESKSSKIMESFKNMVPQFATVIREGEKLTLRAEDLVLGDVVDVKFGDRIPADIRIIESRGFKVDNSSLTGESEPQSRSPEFTHENPLETKNLAFFSTNAVEGTAKGVVICCGDQTVMGRIAGLASGLDTGETPIAKEIHHFIHLITGVAVFLGVTFFIIAFILGYHWLDAVIFLIGIIVANVPEGLLATVTVCLTLTAKRMASKNCLVKNLEAVETLGSTSTICSDKTGTLTQNRMTVAHMWFDNQIIDADTTEDQSGLQYDRTSPGFKALAKIATLCNRAEFKPGQEGEPILKREVNGDASEAALLKCMELALGDVMGIRKRNKKVCEIPFNSTNKYQVSIHESDDPNDTRYLLVMKGAPERILDRCSTIFIGGKEKVLDEEMKEAFNNAYLELGGLGERVLGFCDYILPSDKFPPGFKFNADDPNFPVEGLRFVGLMSMIDPPRAAVPDAVAKCRSAGIKVIMVTGDHPITAKAIAKSVGIISEGNETVEDIAQRLNIPVSEVNPREAKAAVIHGTELRELNSDQLDEILRYHTEIVFARTSPQQKLIIVEGCQRMGAIVAVTGDGVNDSPALKKADIGVAMGIAGSDVSKQAADMILLDDNFASIVTGVEEGRLIFDNLKKSIAYTLTSNIPEISPFLAFILCDIPLPLGTVTILCIDLGTDMVPAISLAYEEAESDIMKRQPRNPFTDKLVNERLISMAYGQIGMIQAAAGFFVYFVIMAENGFLPLYLFGIRKQWDSKAINDLTDSYGQEWTYRDRKTLEFTCHTAFFVSIVIVQWADLIVCKTRRNSIIHQGMRNWALNFGLVFETALAAFLSYTPGMDKGLRMFPLKFVWWLPALPFMFAIFIYDETRRFYLRRNPGGWLEQETYY; translated from the exons CATGGCCGCACAGACTCATACAGGGTCGCCACGTTACCCAACATTCGCGACGACAACAAAACCGCAGATGGGATGTATAAG TCGCGGCGGAAGAACCCAAAGCGGAGGGGGGACAATCTAGATGACTTGAAGCAGGAGTTGGATATTGACTTCCACAAAATCTCACCCGAGGAACTGTATCAAAGATTTCAGACGCACCCCGAAAAC ggCCTCAGCCACGCGAAAGCAAAGGAGAACTTGGAGAGGGATGGACCGAACGCCTTGACGCCGCCGAAGCAGACTCCGGAATGGGTCAAGTTCTGCAAAAATCTGTTCGGCGGTTTCGCCCTTCTATTGTGGATCGGCGCGATTCTGTGTTTCATCGCGTACTCAATTCAGGCCTCGACCAGCGAGGACCCGAACGACGACAATCTCTACCTGGGCATCGTCCTCGCGGCGGTCGTCATAGTCACGGGTATATTCTCGTACTATCAGGAGAGCAAGTCGAGCAAGATTATGGAGTCGTTCAAGAACATGGTGCCGCAATTCGCCACCGTGATCCGGGAGGGTGAAAAGCTCACCTTGCGGGCAGAAGATCTCGTGCTCGGTGACGTCGTCGATGTCAAGTTCGGCGATCGGATACCGGCCGACATCAGGATTATCGAGTCTCGAGGATTTAAGGTAGACAACAGTTCGCTGACGGGCGAGTCCGAACCGCAATCGAGGTCGCCCGAATTTACACATGAAAATCCGCTTGAAACGAAGAACCTCGCGTTCTTCTCGACAAACGCGGTGGAAGGCACGGCCAAGGGAGTGGTGATCTGCTGTGGCGATCAGACGGTAATGGGAAGGATTGCTGGTTTAGCATCCGGCCTTGATACCGGTGAAACGCCGATTGCCAAGGAGATACATCATTTTATACATCTTATTACCGGTGTCGCTGTCTTCCTCGGCGTCACATTCTTTATCATAGCTTTTATTCTGGGTTATCATTGGCTTGACGCCGTCATCTTCCTAATTGGTATTATTGTCGCGAATGTACCGGAGGGCCTCCTCGCTACCGTGACCGTGTGCCTCACTCTGACCGCCAAACGAATGGCTTCGAAGAACTGCCTGGTGAAGAATCTCGAGGCCGTGGAGACCCTGGGCTCAACCTCGACTATCTGCTCAGATAAGACAGGTACTCTTACGCAGAATCGTATGACAGTGGCGCACATGTGGTTCGACAATCAGATCATTGATGCTGATACCACGGAAGATCAATCCGGTTTGCAATACGACCGTACTAGTCCAGGATTCAAGGCATTAGCCAAAATAGCAACTTTGTGTAATCGCGCCGAGTTTAAGCCAGGTCAGGAGGGTGAACCGATTTTGAAGCGAGAAGTAAACGGTGACGCCTCTGAGGCCGCGCTGCTTAAGTGCATGGAACTTGCGTTGGGTGATGTCATGGGCATTAGGAAACGTAACAAGAAAGTCTGCGAGATTCCCTTCAATTCCACTAACAAATATCAGGTGTCCATACACGAATCGGACGATCCTAACGATACCAGATATCTCTTGGTAATGAAGGGTGCTCCCGAAAGAATTCTGGATAGGTGCTCGACCATATTTATCGGTGGCAAAGAGAAG GTTCTTGACGAGGAGATGAAAGAGGCATTCAATAACGCGTATTTGGAATTGGGCGGACTCGGCGAACGAGTACTCGGCTTTTGTGACTACATACTGCCGTCCGACAAGTTCCCGCCTGGCTTCAAGTTCAACGCCGACGATCCCAACTTCCCGGTCGAAGGGCTCCGCTTCGTGGGCCTGATGTCTATGATCGATCCGCCGCGGGCAGCAGTGCCCGATGCGGTCGCCAAGTGCCGTTCCGCCGGCATTAAGGTCATCATGGTTACCGGTGACCATCCGATCACTGCCAAAGCCATTGCCAAATCTGTCGGCATCATCTCTGAAG GTAATGAAACCGTTGAGGATATTGCGCAACGGTTAAATATCCCTGTATCCGAAGTAAATCCTCGCGAGGCTAAAGCCGCAGTCATCCACGGAACCGAACTCAGGGAACTCAACTCCGACCAATTGGACGAGATTCTCAGGTATCACACCGAAATTGTGTTCGCCCGTACCTCGCCTCAGCAAAAGCTCATCATTGTCGAAGGCTGCCAGCGGATGGGCGCGATTGTTGCTGTAACTG GCGACGGTGTGAATGATTCGCCCGCTCTGAAGAAAGCCGACATTGGTGTCGCTATGGGCATCGCCGGTTCGGACGTCTCCAAACAAGCGGCCGACATGATCCTTCTCGATGACAACTTTGCCTCGATTGTGACAGGTGTGGAAGAGGGTCGCTTGATCTTCGACAACCTAAAAAAATCTATCGCCTACACTCTGACTTCGAACATACCCGAAATCTCGCCTTTCTTGGCGTTTATCCTCTGCGATATCCCTCTGCCACTGGGTACCGTCACCATTCTCTGCATCGATCTGGGCACTGACATG GTACCCGCCATTTCGCTAGCCTACGAGGAGGCAGAGAGCGATATTATGAAGCGACAACCACGAAACCCCTTCACTGACAAGCTAGTTAACGAAAG GCTTATTTCGATGGCATATGGTCAAATCGGTATGATCCAAGCCGCGGCCGGTTTCTTCGTCTACTTTGTCATTATGGCTGAAAACGGATTTCTACCCCTATATCTGTTTGGTATCCGAAAGCAGTGGGATTCTAAGGCTATCAACGATTTAACCGACAGCTACGGTCAGGAATGG acCTACAGGGATCGCAAAACGCTGGAGTTCACCTGCCATACAGCTTTCTTCGTATCGATTGTAATTGTGCAATGGGCTGATCTGATTGTCTGCAAAACGCGCCGCAATTCAATTATTCACCAGGGAATGAGAAATTGGGCTTTGAACTTTGGTCTCGTGTTTGAGACTGCCCTCGCTGCGTTCCTAAGTTATACGCCCGGAATGGACAAGGGTCTTCGTATGTTCCCACTCAA ATTCGTATGGTGGTTGCCAGCTCTGCCGTTCATGTTCGCCATCTTCATTTatgacgagacgagacgattCTATCTCCGCCGGAATCCAGGCGGCTGGCTCGAGCAAGAAACTTACTATTAG
- the LOC126853437 gene encoding sodium/potassium-transporting ATPase subunit alpha isoform X2 — protein MASKGKLGTEHGRTDSYRVATLPNIRDDNKTADGMYKSRRKNPKRRGDNLDDLKQELDIDFHKISPEELYQRFQTHPENGLSHAKAKENLERDGPNALTPPKQTPEWVKFCKNLFGGFALLLWIGAILCFIAYSIQASTSEDPNDDNLYLGIVLAAVVIVTGIFSYYQESKSSKIMESFKNMVPQFATVIREGEKLTLRAEDLVLGDVVDVKFGDRIPADIRIIESRGFKVDNSSLTGESEPQSRSPEFTHENPLETKNLAFFSTNAVEGTAKGVVICCGDQTVMGRIAGLASGLDTGETPIAKEIHHFIHLITGVAVFLGVTFFIIAFILGYHWLDAVIFLIGIIVANVPEGLLATVTVCLTLTAKRMASKNCLVKNLEAVETLGSTSTICSDKTGTLTQNRMTVAHMWFDNQIIDADTTEDQSGLQYDRTSPGFKALAKIATLCNRAEFKPGQEGEPILKREVNGDASEAALLKCMELALGDVMGIRKRNKKVCEIPFNSTNKYQVSIHESDDPNDTRYLLVMKGAPERILDRCSTIFIGGKEKVLDEEMKEAFNNAYLELGGLGERVLGFCDYILPSDKFPPGFKFNADDPNFPVEGLRFVGLMSMIDPPRAAVPDAVAKCRSAGIKVIMVTGDHPITAKAIAKSVGIISEGNETVEDIAQRLNIPVSEVNPREAKAAVIHGTELRELNSDQLDEILRYHTEIVFARTSPQQKLIIVEGCQRMGAIVAVTGDGVNDSPALKKADIGVAMGIAGSDVSKQAADMILLDDNFASIVTGVEEGRLIFDNLKKSIAYTLTSNIPEISPFLAFILCDIPLPLGTVTILCIDLGTDMVPAISLAYEAPESDIMKRQPRDPYRDNLVNRRLISMAYGQIGMIQAAAGFFVYFVIMAENGFLPLYLFGIRKQWDSKAINDLTDSYGQEWTYRDRKTLEFTCHTAFFVSIVIVQWADLIVCKTRRNSIIHQGMRNWALNFGLVFETALAAFLSYTPGMDKGLRMFPLKFVWWLPALPFMFAIFIYDETRRFYLRRNPGGWLEQETYY, from the exons CATGGCCGCACAGACTCATACAGGGTCGCCACGTTACCCAACATTCGCGACGACAACAAAACCGCAGATGGGATGTATAAG TCGCGGCGGAAGAACCCAAAGCGGAGGGGGGACAATCTAGATGACTTGAAGCAGGAGTTGGATATTGACTTCCACAAAATCTCACCCGAGGAACTGTATCAAAGATTTCAGACGCACCCCGAAAAC ggCCTCAGCCACGCGAAAGCAAAGGAGAACTTGGAGAGGGATGGACCGAACGCCTTGACGCCGCCGAAGCAGACTCCGGAATGGGTCAAGTTCTGCAAAAATCTGTTCGGCGGTTTCGCCCTTCTATTGTGGATCGGCGCGATTCTGTGTTTCATCGCGTACTCAATTCAGGCCTCGACCAGCGAGGACCCGAACGACGACAATCTCTACCTGGGCATCGTCCTCGCGGCGGTCGTCATAGTCACGGGTATATTCTCGTACTATCAGGAGAGCAAGTCGAGCAAGATTATGGAGTCGTTCAAGAACATGGTGCCGCAATTCGCCACCGTGATCCGGGAGGGTGAAAAGCTCACCTTGCGGGCAGAAGATCTCGTGCTCGGTGACGTCGTCGATGTCAAGTTCGGCGATCGGATACCGGCCGACATCAGGATTATCGAGTCTCGAGGATTTAAGGTAGACAACAGTTCGCTGACGGGCGAGTCCGAACCGCAATCGAGGTCGCCCGAATTTACACATGAAAATCCGCTTGAAACGAAGAACCTCGCGTTCTTCTCGACAAACGCGGTGGAAGGCACGGCCAAGGGAGTGGTGATCTGCTGTGGCGATCAGACGGTAATGGGAAGGATTGCTGGTTTAGCATCCGGCCTTGATACCGGTGAAACGCCGATTGCCAAGGAGATACATCATTTTATACATCTTATTACCGGTGTCGCTGTCTTCCTCGGCGTCACATTCTTTATCATAGCTTTTATTCTGGGTTATCATTGGCTTGACGCCGTCATCTTCCTAATTGGTATTATTGTCGCGAATGTACCGGAGGGCCTCCTCGCTACCGTGACCGTGTGCCTCACTCTGACCGCCAAACGAATGGCTTCGAAGAACTGCCTGGTGAAGAATCTCGAGGCCGTGGAGACCCTGGGCTCAACCTCGACTATCTGCTCAGATAAGACAGGTACTCTTACGCAGAATCGTATGACAGTGGCGCACATGTGGTTCGACAATCAGATCATTGATGCTGATACCACGGAAGATCAATCCGGTTTGCAATACGACCGTACTAGTCCAGGATTCAAGGCATTAGCCAAAATAGCAACTTTGTGTAATCGCGCCGAGTTTAAGCCAGGTCAGGAGGGTGAACCGATTTTGAAGCGAGAAGTAAACGGTGACGCCTCTGAGGCCGCGCTGCTTAAGTGCATGGAACTTGCGTTGGGTGATGTCATGGGCATTAGGAAACGTAACAAGAAAGTCTGCGAGATTCCCTTCAATTCCACTAACAAATATCAGGTGTCCATACACGAATCGGACGATCCTAACGATACCAGATATCTCTTGGTAATGAAGGGTGCTCCCGAAAGAATTCTGGATAGGTGCTCGACCATATTTATCGGTGGCAAAGAGAAG GTTCTTGACGAGGAGATGAAAGAGGCATTCAATAACGCGTATTTGGAATTGGGCGGACTCGGCGAACGAGTACTCGGCTTTTGTGACTACATACTGCCGTCCGACAAGTTCCCGCCTGGCTTCAAGTTCAACGCCGACGATCCCAACTTCCCGGTCGAAGGGCTCCGCTTCGTGGGCCTGATGTCTATGATCGATCCGCCGCGGGCAGCAGTGCCCGATGCGGTCGCCAAGTGCCGTTCCGCCGGCATTAAGGTCATCATGGTTACCGGTGACCATCCGATCACTGCCAAAGCCATTGCCAAATCTGTCGGCATCATCTCTGAAG GTAATGAAACCGTTGAGGATATTGCGCAACGGTTAAATATCCCTGTATCCGAAGTAAATCCTCGCGAGGCTAAAGCCGCAGTCATCCACGGAACCGAACTCAGGGAACTCAACTCCGACCAATTGGACGAGATTCTCAGGTATCACACCGAAATTGTGTTCGCCCGTACCTCGCCTCAGCAAAAGCTCATCATTGTCGAAGGCTGCCAGCGGATGGGCGCGATTGTTGCTGTAACTG GCGACGGTGTGAATGATTCGCCCGCTCTGAAGAAAGCCGACATTGGTGTCGCTATGGGCATCGCCGGTTCGGACGTCTCCAAACAAGCGGCCGACATGATCCTTCTCGATGACAACTTTGCCTCGATTGTGACAGGTGTGGAAGAGGGTCGCTTGATCTTCGACAACCTAAAAAAATCTATCGCCTACACTCTGACTTCGAACATACCCGAAATCTCGCCTTTCTTGGCGTTTATCCTCTGCGATATCCCTCTGCCACTGGGTACCGTCACCATTCTCTGCATCGATCTGGGCACTGACATG GTGCCGGCCATCTCGCTAGCCTACGAGGCACCGGAGTCGGACATTATGAAACGGCAGCCACGCGATCCTTACAGAGACAATCTTGTCAACCGAAG GCTTATTTCGATGGCATATGGTCAAATCGGTATGATCCAAGCCGCGGCCGGTTTCTTCGTCTACTTTGTCATTATGGCTGAAAACGGATTTCTACCCCTATATCTGTTTGGTATCCGAAAGCAGTGGGATTCTAAGGCTATCAACGATTTAACCGACAGCTACGGTCAGGAATGG acCTACAGGGATCGCAAAACGCTGGAGTTCACCTGCCATACAGCTTTCTTCGTATCGATTGTAATTGTGCAATGGGCTGATCTGATTGTCTGCAAAACGCGCCGCAATTCAATTATTCACCAGGGAATGAGAAATTGGGCTTTGAACTTTGGTCTCGTGTTTGAGACTGCCCTCGCTGCGTTCCTAAGTTATACGCCCGGAATGGACAAGGGTCTTCGTATGTTCCCACTCAA ATTCGTATGGTGGTTGCCAGCTCTGCCGTTCATGTTCGCCATCTTCATTTatgacgagacgagacgattCTATCTCCGCCGGAATCCAGGCGGCTGGCTCGAGCAAGAAACTTACTATTAG